The sequence tggtcCGAAATGACGTAAAGCATTGACACCTATCATCTGAAAGttggtactttcgaaaaatgaatTTACTTTGACAGTACAAACGTCATCTTTGGGTCAGTCCTGAGACTTTTTGAACGATGTGTTAAGATGACGGGTTGTTAATAAAAAACTATGAAAAGCAAGCAATCAAaaatcaagagtcaagagtcaagagttaagagtcaagagtcaagagttaagagtaaagagtaaagagtcaagagtcaagagtaaatgtccagagtccagagtccagagtccagagtccagagtccagagtccagagtccagagtccagagtccagagtcaagagtcaagagtcaagagtcaagagtcaagagtcaagagtcaagagtcaagagtcaagagtcaagagtcaagagtcaagagtcaagagtcaagagtcaagagtcaagagtcaagagtcaagagtcaagagtcaagagtcaagagtcaagagtcaagagtcaagagtcaagagtcaagagtcaagagtcaagagtcaagagtcaagagtcaagagtcaagagtcaagagtcaagagtcaagagtcaagagtcaagagtcaagagtcaagagtcaagagtcaagagtcaagagtcaagagtcaagagtcaagagtcaagagtcaagagtcaagagtcaagagtcaagagtcaagagtcaagagtcaagagtcaagagtcaagagtcaagagtcaagagtcaagagtcaagagtcaagagtcaagagtcaagagtcaagagtcaagagtcaagagtcaagagtcaagagtcaagagtcaagagtcaagagtcaagagtcaagagtcaagagtcaagagtcaagagtcaggaggcaagagtcaagagtcaagagtccagagtccagagtccagagtccagagtccagagtccagagtccagagtccagagtccagagtccagagtccagagtccagagtccagagtccagagtccagagtccagagtccagagtccagagtccagagtccagagtccagagtccagagtccagagtccagagtccagagtccagagtccagagtccagagtccagagtccagagtccagagtccagagtccagagtccagagtccagagtccagagtccagagtccagagtccagagtccagagtccagagtccagagtccagagtccagagtccagagtccagagtccagagtccagagtccagagtccagagtccagagtccagagtccagagtccagagtccagagtccagagtccagagtccagagtccagagtccagagtccagagtccagagtccagagtccagagtccagagtccagagtccagagtccagagtccagagtccagagtccagagtccagagtccagagtccagagtccagagtccagagtccagagtccagagtccagagtccagagtccagagtccagagtccagagtccagagtccagagtccagagtccagagtccagagtccagagtccagagtccagagtccagagtccagagtccagagtccagagtccagagtccagagtccagagtccagagtccagagtccagagtccagagtccagagtccagagtccagagtccagagtccagagtccagagtccagagtccagagtccagagtccagagtccagagtccagagtctagAGTCCAGAGTGCAGAGTTCTCCGCGCCGTTCAGGTGCTCATCGAAGTGCTGCTTTCACCTTTTAATCACCTCACGTCCGTCCGTTAAGAGGCTTCCGTCCTTATCCctgcacatttcggctcgcGACACAGAGCCATTGCGGGATTTGTTGAGCTTCTTGTAGAATTTCCGTGTTTCTTGAGAGCGGTACAGCAGTTCCATTTCCTCGCACTCCCCTTCTTCCAGGTGGCGTTTTTTCTCCCGAAAGATGCGGGTCTGCTCTTTTCGCTTCTGTTTGTATCGTTCCACGTTCTGCCGGGTTCCATGCTGCAGCATTACCGCCCGCGCTGCGTTCTTCTCCTCCAAAATCACCCTGCACTTTTcgtcgaaccattcgttccgtcGACTCCGTTCCGGACACCGTTCCGACGGTGCACTCGGCTGCGTTGTTTATGGCTGCTTTCACTGTGCTCCAGCAGTCTTCTAGGGGAGCCACATCAAGCTCGCCCTCGTCTGGCAACGCTGCCTCGAGATTCTGCGCGTATGCTGAGGCGACATCCGGTTGCTTCAATCGCTCTATGTTGTACCGTTGCGGTAGTTGGTACCGTGCATTGTTGATGATGGAGAGTTCTTGGCGCAGTTTCACCATCACCAGATAGTGGTCAGAGTCGACGTTAGCACCACGATAGGTCCTGACGTCGATAACGTCGGAGAAGTGCCTTCCATCAgtcagaacgtggtcgatttgcgaTTCCGTCTGCTGTGGTGATCTTCAGGTGTAACGATAAGGAAGGCTATGTTGGAAGAAGGTGCTACGAATGGCCATGTTCTTGGAGGCGGCAAAATCGATGAATCGTAAGCCGTTTTCGTTTGTCAGCTGGTGGGCGCTGAACCTTCCAATCGTCGGTCTGAGCTCCTCCTCCTGGCCTACCTGAGCGTTTAGATCTTTTATGATGATCTTGACGTCGTGGCTTGGGCAACAGTCGTAGTAACGTTcgagctgcgcgtaaaatgtgTCCTTGTCATCATCAGTGCTTCCGGAGTGAGGGCTGTGCACGTTGATTATGCTAaagttgaagaaacggcccttgatcctcaACCTGCACATTCTTTCGTCGATCGGCCACCAACCGATCACGCGCCTCTGCATATCACCCATCACGATGAAAGCTGTTCTCAGTtcgcatgtattgccgcagctctggtagatGGTATGATCATCTCTAAACGTTCGCACCATAGATCCTGTCCAACacacctcctgcagcgctacgatgcCGAACCCGCGGTTCTTCAGTAGATCGACGAGTATGCGGGTGCTCCCGATGAAGTTTAGAGATCGGCAGTTACACGTACCGAGCTTCCAATCGCAAGTCCTTTTAAGTCGCAGGGGTCGTTGCCATTAGTCTCGATTCGTATTACTCTCTTGCTGATTTTCCGTTGCAATAGTTTTTTGACGGCTGGCTCGCAGGGCCGGACACCAACCCCCTACACTTGCATAATCTTTTTTAAACTCTTTCATTTTCCTGTTTCCTATTTTCCGGAAGTTTGCCTTCATAATCGATCAGAATTCTATTTTTTACATGAAAACTTCAAAGAGAATGGATTGGACTATGTCAAAATTCACTTTGCGAAAAAGTTGAATTCATTTTCGCGATTCAAAAAATTGTGCTAGATTTGTATGACCTATATGACTGTCTACTGTCATCAGAATGTAGCCAGTAGTAGTGGGGTTCGTGTACCAAAAATCCTTATTGACAACTATCAATGCTGATAAAACTGGAATTTCCGCAACAactatttaaaaatactttcaagTTAAATcttaaaaactttcaaaatacgaggtaACTTTTTTGTCCTTAAtaaacaattttacatttggttgaaGAATGATTCACATGCATCCGAATATATATATGGCAAAGATTGCAATTTGTTTAATTGTGTCATATAAGAATTCACGTCTAATCAGTAGCGTATCTACGGGGGCGAAGGGGGCATTCGCtccgggcgcaacgtttttaAGGGGGCGGCAAACCAAGTAATCTTGCCGGATAGAGTTAagcttttttgctcactaaaccaagttttctcggtacgccactgttaCTAATACTAGTCCTGGCGCATTCAAAACGATCAAACCGGTatcgaaatgaaatttctaATTCAAAGATGGAATGCACATC comes from Malaya genurostris strain Urasoe2022 chromosome 3, Malgen_1.1, whole genome shotgun sequence and encodes:
- the LOC131433832 gene encoding uncharacterized protein LOC131433832; the encoded protein is MPGGAAMSTRILVDLLKNRGFGIVALQEVCWTGSMVRTFRDDHTIYQSCGNTCELRTAFIVMGDMQRRVIGWWPIDERMCRLRIKGRFFNFSIINVHSPHSGSTDDDKDTFYAQLERYYDCCPSHDVKIIIKDLNAQVGQEEELRPTIGRSPQQTESQIDHVLTDGRHFSDVIDVRTYRGANVDSDHYLVMVKLRQELSIINNARYQLPQRYNIERLKQPDVASAYAQNLEAALPDEGELDVAPLEDCWSTVKAAINNAAECTVGTVSGTESTERMVRRKVQGDFGGEERSAGGNAAAWNPAERGTIQTEAKRADPHLSGEKTPPGRRGVRGNGTAVPLSRNTEILQEAQQIPQWLCVASRNVQG